In Candidatus Polarisedimenticolaceae bacterium, the genomic stretch ATCCTGCGCGCGAACATCGAGTTCGCCGAGGAGCTCCCCGCGGTCCTGCGTTTCGGGGCGCGGGGGATCGGGCTCTACCGGTCGGAGTTCCTCTTTCTCGAGCGCGCGCCGGCGCTCCCGAGCGAGGACGAGCACTACCGGACCTATCGCGAGATCTGCGAGAAGGTCGCCCCGCACCCGGCGGTGATCCGGACGCTCGACCTCGGCGGCGAGAAGTACTTCCACGAGGTCCTGCACGGCGTCGAGTCGAACCCCTCGCTGGGGCTCCGGGCCATCCGGCTGTGCCTCCAGCGCCCCGAGATCCTCCGGCCGCAGCTGCGCGGCCTGGCGCGCGCCGCGGCGCACGGCGACGTGCGCCTGCTCATCCCCTTCGTGACGAGCGACGGGGAGGTGCGGGAGCTCCGCCGGATCCTCGCCGAGGAGGCGGCGGGCCTTCGCGGGGAGGGGAAACCGTTCCGTGCCGACCTCCCGGTGGGGGTGATGATCGAAACCCCCGCGGCGGCGCTCACCGCCGACCGCCTCGCCGGCGTCTCGGACTTCCTCAGCCTCGGGACGAACGATCTGATCCAGTACGCCCTGGCGGTGGACCGCGGGAACTCCGCGGTCTCCTACCTGTACGATCCCCTGAACCTCGGGGTGTTGCGTATGATCCGCTCGGTCGTGGAGGCCGCCCGGCGGACGGGGCTGGGCGTCGCCGTCTGCGGCGAGATGGCGGCGGACCCCGCGACGGCGACGCTTCTCCTGGGGATGGGGCTCCGCGAACTGTCGATGCCCCCACGGGCGATCGGCGCCGTTCGCGACGCAATCCGCGCCGTGGACTCCCGGGCGGCCGAGACCATCGCCGCGCAGGCGCTGGGGGAGCAGGGAGGATGAGCGTGCAACGCGTGGACAAGCCTTGGGGTCACGAGATCCGCTTCGTGCGGACCGACCGGTACGCCGGGAAACTCCTGTTCATCAAGGCGGGGAGCCAGTTGAGCCTGCAGTACCACGAGCGGAAGGACGAGGCGTTCTACGTCCAGGAAGGGACCCTCGACCTCGTGCTCGGCAGGGGCGCCGACCAGCGCGTGGAGCGGCTCGGCCCGGGAGGGACCTGGCACATCACCCCGCACACCGTCCACCGCTTCCGGGCGGTGACCGACTGCACCCTGTTCGAGGTCTCGACCCCGGAGCTCGAGGACGTGGTGCGGGTCGAGGACGACTACGGCCGGGAAGGGACGACGGACGGCCCCAATCCTCCTATACTCGGCAGGCCATGAGCGAAGCGATCCCGGA encodes the following:
- the ptsP gene encoding phosphoenolpyruvate--protein phosphotransferase, coding for MSVPSILRGLGVSPGVAVGRILRVERSGLPETPQPIPANAVALEIERFDAARAAARAEIARLRERVVQTLGESCASMLDAQRLMLDDPGLVRTTVRGIERGPFTAAWALREAVAGIARKFEAIEDLHFRERGGDLEEVHRRLQRLLADRPEEPDAEGEGPTIVVARELGPSDAAMLSRSHVTGIVADLGGVTSHTAILARALGIPAVTGASGASARARSGSLAVVDGDSGTVTFDPDREALRRAELGREAWISREARIAEGRDLPATTKDGVEVILRANIEFAEELPAVLRFGARGIGLYRSEFLFLERAPALPSEDEHYRTYREICEKVAPHPAVIRTLDLGGEKYFHEVLHGVESNPSLGLRAIRLCLQRPEILRPQLRGLARAAAHGDVRLLIPFVTSDGEVRELRRILAEEAAGLRGEGKPFRADLPVGVMIETPAAALTADRLAGVSDFLSLGTNDLIQYALAVDRGNSAVSYLYDPLNLGVLRMIRSVVEAARRTGLGVAVCGEMAADPATATLLLGMGLRELSMPPRAIGAVRDAIRAVDSRAAETIAAQALGEQGG
- a CDS encoding cupin domain-containing protein, producing MSVQRVDKPWGHEIRFVRTDRYAGKLLFIKAGSQLSLQYHERKDEAFYVQEGTLDLVLGRGADQRVERLGPGGTWHITPHTVHRFRAVTDCTLFEVSTPELEDVVRVEDDYGREGTTDGPNPPILGRP